tatattttatagataggtactttaaaagtttttcaatttttttataaatacatgttttGCCATATAAATCATCTGAAAATGGTTTCATGTCTTACCTACgtcaactttaatattttatagaacattttatattgtttcattGGGTGTCACTATAAAATACTCATCTCTTTTCCATGTCGAAGTATCTTAccacagtataaaaatatattatgtattataaattctcaatttttttttttttactatacgtgattaaaaataaacagtaaatgtaataaactaaaaagaataagtattttattttattttaaatgcaaataCTTTGaggaaatatataaaatacgtatttgagtACTTACTTAAAAAGTATTGAATACTTTTGGTCAGATTCTTTTACTTAACTACTTTACAAGACTACCCTATTCTGCAGTAttttgcgtacctatatattcatTGCGTACCTATACATCTCCTAAAAAATACagacctacctatattaagtaATTTGTTTCACCACTttggacataatataaaacgtcTAATCATTATATTAGGTTGGTGCagataatgcataatatactaacataataataattacaatatatttaaatgtataccattaaaattattattaaaacattcttTTAGTTATGCGTAGTAAACATATTGATACCTATTATCAATggaatttatattcaaaattatggatttacaaaagcaaaataaattataaacttatctAGCTAAAGCTATTTACcttgtataggtacaatttgatcttaaaaacattttaaaatcaaagagccaaaataaaaagtaaaaataaattagcatttcactttttatataggtacttgaattaatatttttgagacgAAGGTGATGTAAATAATCTCATCATTTgttgcataaatattattttaaacagataattttatatacatctgCATATAAGACGTAGAATATACAATTATCTGTAAAATTtgccatatttttattaataatattatacatttatacatttttattttctaaaaattatgcatatttattatgggtaattttttcatacacaataaaatatttaaaagtacctacataaattaactTTGCGAAACCGTAAACTATACAGtaagaataataaatcataaatattattattatgtttaaacgaTTTCCAAAAtgactattcattttttttattcgttgcaaGTTAAATTTCTTTGGCACTGAGCTTTGGAAAGGTACtctaaaaataagtataaagaaAGTGATGCTATGCCGAACGGGACGAATGAAGTGTGAACGACCACTAAGCTGACCATccagttatatttttacaaacggAATTTAGCCTGGTTTCATTGACATGTGTCAATCGACACGTTTGAttcacctaacctaacttaaatgtttatttttgaattttggcGAGTACCTacctgaaatatattataaatgaaaaccaagtatctcaaataaataaatctttgaTGATAACAGAATACTAAAAATCTAacgatattattaattcaatactaattacaatatgtgtaatataattattacaatatcatatgttaataataacaaactatgaattattatattattcagattGAAAGAGAAAAAGCTGATGTGAGCGTGCAATTAATATCTCTCAGTGAACGTTTGGAAGAAGCTGAAGGCGGTGCCGATAATCaagtaatttatcataatttatgagaataaaatacctatgatttttcaacaattattatttttgtattctttGTGAATAAACAGtttgaaattaataagaaaCGTGACACAGAACTCACTAAGCTCCGTAAACTATTGGAAGATGTCCATATTGAATCTGAAGAGACAGCTCATCTTTTGCGTAAAAAGCATCAAGAGGTCGTCGCTGACTTCCAAGAACAACTGGATCAACTCGCCAAAGCCAAAGCTAGGtaaataaaacccaataatatgtcacaaattattaaatttgcatattatattaatatatttatttccagGACCGAAAAAGAAAAGGTTAAATTCCAACAAGAAGTTTACGAACTTTTGGCCCAAATTGAAAATGCTAACAAGGATAAAGTAATaatccaaaattaaaattaaaacaaatcaaacatatataatttttgtttattatttcagtacacTTCGATTAAGACAATTGAAAAACTAGAGATCACTATTCATGAACTTAACATTCGTATTGAAGAAATTACAAGATCTGTCACTGAAATCACTTCGATCAAGAGCCGTTTGTCAATTGTTAGAAcatattatcaacaattataatcattgttgaaacttaataattataatgattttaggAAAATATTGAATTGGTTAAAGAAGTTCAAGATTTAAAAGTATCAATTGAGAACACTACATATCTTAAGTCTCAAATTGCTGGACAATTAGAAGACGCTCGAAGAAGATTAGAAGATGATGAAAgagtatgaacattttttttaatatacaaatgatattttaatacatttactaattataataatattacagagaCGCTCACTATTGGAATCTAACTTACATTCAGTAGAAGTTGAATTAGAATCAGTAAGAGTTCAAATGGAAGAAGAATCTGAGGCTCGTTTAGACCTTGAGAGACAATTAATCAAGGCTAATGGTGAATCTCTAGCATGGAAATCGAAATACGATTCTGAAGCATCTGCTAGGGCCGAGGAAGTTGAAGAGCTACggtaattcaaattataaaaaaaaattaataaataattataaataaagcttttttgttataatatttttctagtcGTAAATACTCCGCACGTATCCAAGAACAAGAGGAACATATCGAAACACTTTTGGTGAAAGTCAACAACTTGGAAAAACAGAAGTCTAGGCTCCAAAGTGAAGTTGAAGTTCTTATTATTGATTTGGaaaaggtttttaatttttttttttgattttaaagcttaagcatttaatttaaataaaataataacatattgtgtACTTAGGCTAACAACACTGCAAGAGATTTGCAAAAACGTGTTGAGCATTTGGAAAGAGTCAACATTGACTTGAAGAGTCGCCTTGACGAAACAACTGCATTGTTTGAACAAGGACAACGGGACTTGAGAAACAAACAAAATGAAATTCAAAGATTAACCCACGAATTGGACAAAACCAGGGAACAAAAGGATCAACTTACTCGCGAAAACAAGAAATTGgctggtatataattatttttacaagacatttagattacaatataattaatttgatttaatttaatttaatttagacgATCTTCACGACGCCAAGAACACTATTGCTGAATACAACAGAAGATTGCATGAGTTAGAATTAGAACTCAGACGGTTGGAGAATGAACGTGATGAACTTAGCGCTGCTTATAAAGAAGCTGAAGCTGTATGTATTCCACTATTccatttaaatattgaacagTGGGTGTTATATAAAAGGATTTGATGTTGGTTATATAGGGAAGAAAAGCTGAGGAAGGTAGATCTTTCCGATTGTCTGCTGAACTTACACAATTCAGACATGAAGCTGAAAAACGTTTGGCCGAAAAAGATGAAGAAATTGAATCTATTCGGTAAGATTTATTTAACTCAATTGAATATCTTAACagcattttaattttaggaaaataactaaaataataatcatcataaatacttaaagtttggaaaaatcatacataatatctataataataataaaataaatataaataactatatattattatattatgtaacataactATACagtatgttatacatttatattgatatattatatgtatatcaatGATCTACTGTTagtataaataaagtaatataaatgaataaatcttaaaaaagtagttgggtaaataaataaatacaaaatcagagataaatataattttagcatTAATTTGGTACGTAATTCAGTaactaagtaataaaaaaatgtatataaaaataaatataaataatataccttacTTAggttatatgataatataatgatatataaatatataatactataactgATCCTGCATGGTGTtactgacaaattaaataatgctCGAGGACTTACCCTGTCTTGATAacttctttaataatttaaattttaagctatacctacacatatttttaacacagtCGTTTGGGCGGTTTtcaccaaatataaaatactgcaggtctaaaattatatccaattataacaattattttatttaatgtaaccAATGACAACTCTATACCAGTGGTGGTCTATACCATACATTAATCAAGGGTTGGGggatatttaaaattcattaaatatcaaaaaaaattctattaatttaatatgatttaatataataagctCAAAGAGTGTTGGGAAATTTACCCTATTACCCTTATTGGATCCACCAatacccattacaaaaaaaaaaatcatttttggtGAGCTAACAAATCCGTGCGTGATCCCCTATTTACAAAATTACTTCAAGCCTCAAGGTACTATCCCTATAGGATtatctatgtaccaaatttcaaaACCATATGGTTCATGAGTGCTATAGAATTGTCTGTGGGTtcgcttacacacacacacatacacacacatattgtcatttattaatatatactatataatatgtaatataataaatctaattgagTACCTACATGTATGTATTATCTCTTATTGagttgataaaatgtttaagtcTGCGCATTAATCCAAAAACTATCAGAAATTAAATCATGCAGAATATTACAGATATATCTTTgtgatttttacaatttattttattatttttacttttttaaaataaataaaataaaatgtaaaatacatcattatattttatttttaaataccaggTGGGTACCGTATTTTACCCCAAACAAGTTTGGGTAAATCACACACTTAATCACTAGACATGTGCGTAGTTTAGATTTCTTTTAGGtgtatgttttcattttatattaaaatatgacatgTGGGGGATTTTATACACACTCTCTATTGTAGTCACCACTCACTAGTCGTCAATCttcatatcaataatatcaacaatgaAATAGAaccatataacaatatattttggaGAAATCCTAATCACTTAGATAcctgtatagtaaatatatattttttgcattATTACGGACTATTGGGGATGTTCAACCGCCAAACCATCCCCTGACCAGTGGAAGACATAAGTGCCAAAatgagataagaaaaaaaagttgtatcatACGAATGCGCCAAAATCATATCGTACGAAAGCGCCAAAATTATAGATACTTGTGTGCTAtgattaatagatattaaataacagatattaaatttagaactatattatacttaaaaatttattattgacaattttttttaaggtcgaaaaaatcaaccgatttattcaaattatatttatttgtatgtatataatgttttaacaatttattattaaacatttttttataagatcgacttttctaaataattacttacataaaatattaattttggctCAACTGATAAGTAATTTTTGTACCTTTGGCGCTTAATATGTCGTATAGCCCCCCTGACTACACCACTGTcaatacaagtaggtacctacaagccACAaggtacataccttttttttcaattagcTTAAATGTTTGTTAGTTCATAATTGATCATGTCTTaagttaactaaataaattatgtatcagGTTTAGCCAAGAAGCCTATagtactttaaaaattatattattaaataatcaccACATACCTAAGGTAggtaatacatataggtatatttacttttttaaatgtatagtacccaaaatttccattattataaatttataactacctatttaatatagtataaagtacttattataatatatagtatatacctattaataaagcATTGACCTACTTTTAGCTAagcaaaaaaacattttggcaCGTgttcaaataattgaataacttccaaaattataatatgactcataaatttgtttaatttttaatatattgtttaatatgtgtctaaattctaaaatcaaaaacatgaaaaaagaaaaacaagtttattttatttaaaaaaaaaacgtcattaGAAATTTAGTAATTTCCCCCCTTTGATATTTCAAttgagaatataaaatatattgagcaGAAAAAGtagcataatattgtttaatggtATGTTTcgtaaattgaatattatgtttttcatagTGATAACTAGGGCTTAGAAGTTATATCGGACTAAAAAGCTTTGAAAATCGATTGccttattatagtaaaaaatacccttaattgcaattaaatattttttaaatggttttaaaaaatatttatgtgatattgctttgtttatttttatcaaaaagtgacattaggtacaattaaaaataacatataatgtgTCTGTGTTAATCAGTGTTTGATGTTGTCTAACTATGTATCTTCGATCTGCACATACTCGAATTTCACATAACTTACAAAAAAGAATGGACCCGTTacttgaaaatacatttatgactcataagtcataacatagtAAAATCCTATTTcgtaataggtactaaattcttaaactaataattaaatacatacgcGTCATGaactaattacaaatatatactgatattatgaaattactaaatttaaataattaattattgatgctGAATTTTAAAAGGggatttcataaattatacttaaccatttataacgttatactaaacatagaaaaatgataccataaaaaaataaaatctcatACTATTCTATCTCCCCTTAaggattaggtatattatttaattttaagtataagtaAATTTCTCAATCCCcatcatataaatgtataggtgaTACCTTTAAaactctaatattaattttggttttaataaataacagtgtgatatacaatatattacatcaaTACGTGTTCGAGGgaaaatataatgtgttttataTAGTGTGCTTTTTAAACTTGGTGCTTTGTTGAGCACAAATTATTAGTTTAGAACAAATTAATAGCGATTTTAGGTATAAAGGTTGCTAATTTTATCGACATCATAATATTTGGCTCAAAAGTAATTAATTGCCTCTAAGTGACATTGACCTATTTCtaaaattgtgaaatatttacttaaatcatctaacataatcatatttattcgatttttcCATCATTTTCTAggttatatcttattattattataaaaaccctattaaaaaaagttatacagTAGTTAAACTACAGTATACGAACTTAAGTTATCAGTGAAAAGTTGCATActatattttgaatatctattactgtattagtatctatattaaacaaaactaGAATATGTTTTAAGATTTATAACctcatttaaaaaactaaaaatgtatagatactCAAAGACGTAATCACTGAATGTAGATAGCATTAAACTAGGAAGAATGTACCAAAAAAACATCTTTAAGTGTTTTATTGGAATTTCATTGTGAAAGAATGTTGAACATGCCAATGACGTCTgtatgggaaaaaaataaagctaAATAGAAGCTTTCGTGTATAAATCGACATTGGCTCGGTCTGAAGACCTTCGATCTGCTTTATAAATATACCCGATCGACATTGCCCagcattcataaaaataaatcagttaTTATTGACGATCGGTAGTGAACGTAACCCATTCCTCCTAGATTAACATTGTATTCGTGTTCAATCTtcgtaaaaaaatgtccaaaagCTTCCGGGGTAGGTCGGCTAAGAGCATCGAAGCTACATTGCTGAGCAACGCACACAAAAATATCGCTGAagatttaatattaacaaagGTATCGACAAAAGAAAACTACAGAGgcgaaatgaaaattaaaagaaaaaccaTTTTTGATTTAACCCATACATATAACTCTTTGGATGAGACCAAAATGCTACAGCCTCTACACGAAATCTCGAATGAACTCCGGAAGTTCGAGGCTAAAAgttctaattattttgaagatgGAAGGTATATTAATTAGGATATCGACAAATCTATTTTGTTTCTGTTGTTGTATatgatttattgtttaaattgtattaatgatGTACATGGATATTTATTTTCAGTAAGCAAACAAGCATCGAAATTGAACAATTGAGTGCTCGCGTAGTTGAAGCCGAGACAAAATTGAAGACGGAAGTGACGAGAATTAAGAAGAAGCTGCACATTCAGATAACTGAATTGGAAATGTCATTAGATGTGGCcaacaaaaataacattgagctacaaaaaactatcaaaaagcAATCTCTCCACTTAAcggtaaaattgattttaaaattaaatataaaaagtaaaaactatataaatgccattaggtaggtaattgtCCCTGGAGTCTTCACTgttaata
The Metopolophium dirhodum isolate CAU chromosome 7, ASM1992520v1, whole genome shotgun sequence DNA segment above includes these coding regions:
- the LOC132948736 gene encoding paramyosin, long form isoform X1, producing MSSSKTTKSYSYRSVGGGNADINIDYSHDLSALSRLEDKIRLLQEDLESERELRQRIEREKADVSVQLISLSERLEEAEGGADNQFEINKKRDTELTKLRKLLEDVHIESEETAHLLRKKHQEVVADFQEQLDQLAKAKARTEKEKVKFQQEVYELLAQIENANKDKYTSIKTIEKLEITIHELNIRIEEITRSVTEITSIKSRLSIENIELVKEVQDLKVSIENTTYLKSQIAGQLEDARRRLEDDERRRSLLESNLHSVEVELESVRVQMEEESEARLDLERQLIKANGESLAWKSKYDSEASARAEEVEELRRKYSARIQEQEEHIETLLVKVNNLEKQKSRLQSEVEVLIIDLEKANNTARDLQKRVEHLERVNIDLKSRLDETTALFEQGQRDLRNKQNEIQRLTHELDKTREQKDQLTRENKKLADDLHDAKNTIAEYNRRLHELELELRRLENERDELSAAYKEAEAGRKAEEGRSFRLSAELTQFRHEAEKRLAEKDEEIESIRKQTSIEIEQLSARVVEAETKLKTEVTRIKKKLHIQITELEMSLDVANKNNIELQKTIKKQSLHLTELQAHYDEGQRQLAVTLDQLAIAQRKIQSLTGEMEELRGNYDATLRNKRAIEIMYEESQSRVNELTTINVNLSSSRSKIEQELHQLVSDYEEVSKELRISDERYQRVQIEMKHTVEILHEEQERVIKIEAIKKSLEIEVKNISVRLEEVEANAIVGGKRIIGKLEARIRDLELEIDEEKRRHAESIKILRKKERSLKELVIQSEEDHKNVQLLQEALDKVNQKVNIYKRQLQEQEGMSTQSVTRVRRFQRELEAAEDRADTAESNLSLIRAKHRSFVTTSHPGSQVYVVQESRATTTSSEQY
- the LOC132948736 gene encoding paramyosin, long form isoform X2, giving the protein MSSSKTTKSYSYRSVGGGNADINIDYSHDLSALSRLEIEREKADVSVQLISLSERLEEAEGGADNQFEINKKRDTELTKLRKLLEDVHIESEETAHLLRKKHQEVVADFQEQLDQLAKAKARTEKEKVKFQQEVYELLAQIENANKDKYTSIKTIEKLEITIHELNIRIEEITRSVTEITSIKSRLSIENIELVKEVQDLKVSIENTTYLKSQIAGQLEDARRRLEDDERRRSLLESNLHSVEVELESVRVQMEEESEARLDLERQLIKANGESLAWKSKYDSEASARAEEVEELRRKYSARIQEQEEHIETLLVKVNNLEKQKSRLQSEVEVLIIDLEKANNTARDLQKRVEHLERVNIDLKSRLDETTALFEQGQRDLRNKQNEIQRLTHELDKTREQKDQLTRENKKLADDLHDAKNTIAEYNRRLHELELELRRLENERDELSAAYKEAEAGRKAEEGRSFRLSAELTQFRHEAEKRLAEKDEEIESIRKQTSIEIEQLSARVVEAETKLKTEVTRIKKKLHIQITELEMSLDVANKNNIELQKTIKKQSLHLTELQAHYDEGQRQLAVTLDQLAIAQRKIQSLTGEMEELRGNYDATLRNKRAIEIMYEESQSRVNELTTINVNLSSSRSKIEQELHQLVSDYEEVSKELRISDERYQRVQIEMKHTVEILHEEQERVIKIEAIKKSLEIEVKNISVRLEEVEANAIVGGKRIIGKLEARIRDLELEIDEEKRRHAESIKILRKKERSLKELVIQSEEDHKNVQLLQEALDKVNQKVNIYKRQLQEQEGMSTQSVTRVRRFQRELEAAEDRADTAESNLSLIRAKHRSFVTTSHPGSQVYVVQESRATTTSSEQY